The Micromonospora sp. Llam0 genome includes a window with the following:
- the rapZ gene encoding RNase adapter RapZ — MHDGEPTGTSADQNEARLVVVTGVSGGGRSTVARALENVGYYVVDNLPQALLLDMAELAMRAGGAARRTAMVLDVRSRAFSTDLVGAIRALKERGYQPQVVFVDAAADVLIRRFESVRRSHPLQGDGRLADGIAAERDLLAEARDQADVIIDTSHLNENQLRRRVEELFGGEDARRLRITVLSFGFKYGLPPDADFVIDARFLPNPYWVPDLREYTGREASVSGYVLSQEGADDFVRNYAELVNATTAGFEREGKRYLTVAVGCTGGQHRSVAIAEELAVRLRQARLSVNAQHRDLGRE, encoded by the coding sequence GTGCACGACGGCGAACCGACCGGCACCTCGGCCGACCAGAACGAGGCCCGGCTGGTCGTCGTGACCGGGGTGTCCGGGGGCGGACGCAGCACGGTGGCCCGGGCCCTGGAGAACGTCGGCTACTACGTGGTGGACAACCTGCCGCAGGCGCTGCTGCTCGACATGGCCGAGCTGGCGATGCGGGCCGGTGGGGCGGCCCGGCGGACCGCGATGGTGCTGGACGTGCGTAGCCGCGCCTTCTCCACCGACCTGGTCGGCGCGATCCGCGCCCTCAAGGAGCGCGGCTACCAGCCCCAGGTGGTCTTCGTCGACGCCGCCGCCGACGTGCTGATCCGCCGGTTCGAAAGTGTCCGGCGCTCGCATCCGCTGCAGGGTGACGGCCGGCTGGCCGACGGCATCGCCGCCGAGCGGGACCTGCTCGCCGAGGCCCGCGACCAGGCCGATGTGATCATCGACACCAGCCATCTGAACGAGAACCAGCTCCGGCGCCGGGTCGAGGAGCTGTTCGGCGGCGAGGACGCCCGCCGGCTGCGGATCACCGTGCTGTCGTTCGGCTTCAAGTACGGGCTGCCGCCGGACGCCGACTTCGTCATCGACGCGCGGTTCCTGCCCAACCCGTACTGGGTCCCGGACCTGCGCGAGTACACCGGCCGGGAGGCGTCGGTCAGCGGGTACGTGCTCAGCCAGGAAGGCGCCGACGACTTCGTCCGCAACTACGCCGAGCTGGTCAACGCCACCACCGCCGGGTTCGAGCGGGAGGGCAAACGCTATCTGACCGTGGCGGTCGGCTGCACCGGCGGCCAGCACCGCAGCGTGGCGATCGCCGAGGAGCTCGCCGTACGGCTGCGTCAGGCCCGGCTGTCGGTCAACGCCCAGCACCGTGACCTGGGGCGCGAGTGA
- a CDS encoding FAD-dependent oxidoreductase, producing MTVVETAGRLLPGHEPAVSAVIADVFAHEGITLCLGAQVVEAATTTGGVTLRLADGSRVHADRLLVATGRGPTTDGLDLPAAGIAVDDRGYVVTDAHLATTAPGGYAAGDVTGRMPFTHAAFAMGRIAAGNALSRRRQRYDPTATPWVVFTDPEVARVGLTEAQSVGRGGRVAYLPMTEMDRAVTAGATDGFVTLVAGPRRLLGNLGGGRILGATVVAGRAGEMIHEPALAMATGMFAGRLAQATHAYPTWSYGIQLAAAQFVTAIGGRRARPARAAG from the coding sequence GTGACCGTCGTCGAGACCGCCGGCCGGCTGCTGCCCGGCCACGAGCCGGCGGTCTCGGCGGTGATCGCCGACGTGTTCGCCCACGAAGGGATCACCTTGTGCCTGGGCGCGCAGGTCGTCGAAGCGGCCACTACCACCGGCGGGGTGACGCTGCGGCTGGCCGACGGCAGCCGGGTCCACGCCGACCGGCTGCTGGTCGCGACCGGCCGCGGGCCGACCACCGACGGGCTCGACCTGCCGGCCGCCGGGATCGCCGTCGACGACCGGGGGTACGTGGTCACCGACGCCCACCTGGCCACGACCGCGCCCGGCGGGTACGCCGCCGGCGACGTCACCGGCCGGATGCCGTTCACCCACGCCGCGTTCGCCATGGGACGGATCGCCGCCGGCAACGCGCTGTCGCGTCGGCGGCAGCGCTACGACCCAACCGCCACGCCGTGGGTGGTCTTCACCGACCCGGAGGTGGCCCGGGTCGGGCTGACCGAGGCGCAGTCGGTCGGCCGGGGCGGCCGGGTGGCGTACCTGCCGATGACGGAGATGGACCGGGCGGTGACCGCCGGCGCCACCGACGGGTTCGTCACCCTGGTCGCCGGGCCGCGCCGGCTGCTGGGCAACCTCGGCGGCGGCCGGATCCTCGGGGCCACCGTCGTCGCCGGCCGGGCCGGCGAGATGATCCATGAACCGGCGCTGGCGATGGCCACCGGCATGTTCGCCGGCCGCCTCGCCCAGGCCACCCACGCCTACCCCACCTGGTCGTACGGGATCCAGCTGGCCGCCGCCCAGTTCGTCACGGCCATCGGCGGCCGGCGGGCCCGCCCCGCGCGGGCGGCCGGGTGA
- a CDS encoding FAD-dependent oxidoreductase, with translation MTGGHDLVVIGGGAAGLGAARAAAGAGARVLLVTDGPPGGDCTFTGCVPSKTLIEAAARGLAFDDAVRRMRSVIARIAATEDAAALRAEGIEVRRGRARFVAPVRIDVDGTGAAPAVPSVPG, from the coding sequence GTGACCGGCGGACACGACCTGGTGGTGATCGGTGGCGGTGCCGCCGGTCTCGGCGCGGCCCGCGCCGCCGCCGGAGCCGGTGCCCGGGTGTTGCTGGTCACCGACGGGCCGCCCGGCGGCGACTGCACGTTCACCGGCTGCGTCCCGTCGAAGACGCTGATCGAGGCGGCCGCCCGAGGGCTGGCGTTCGACGACGCCGTACGACGGATGCGATCGGTGATCGCGCGGATCGCCGCCACCGAGGACGCCGCCGCCCTGCGGGCCGAGGGCATCGAGGTACGCCGTGGCCGGGCCCGGTTCGTCGCGCCGGTCCGGATCGACGTCGACGGCACCGGAGCCGCCCCGGCGGTCCCGTCGGTACCCGGGTGA
- the yvcK gene encoding uridine diphosphate-N-acetylglucosamine-binding protein YvcK: protein MSVLRVVAFGGGHGLAASLRGLRHAGAELALDLTAVVTVGDDGGSSGRLRADRGALPPGDLRQALAALAGPAPADQLTAELFQHRFVPVPGEAPATDRPDPLTGHAVGNLVLCGLMELLGDPVAALDHVGRLLGVTGRVLPMSCEPVSIEADVRGGDPRRPTDVVTVRGQHAVAVTRGRVESVRLQPKAPAACRPVLAAVRDADWLIFGPGSWYTSVIPHLLVPDLAAAIVASPARRLVTLNLAAEKETLGLSVADHLAALSWYLPQLQVDTVLADGTAVGDPDPAARAAESLGARLTLAPLAVADGSPRHDPVALGAALVPVLGSAR, encoded by the coding sequence GTGAGCGTACTGCGGGTGGTGGCCTTCGGTGGCGGGCACGGGCTGGCCGCCTCACTGCGTGGCCTGCGCCACGCCGGTGCCGAGCTGGCGTTGGACCTCACCGCGGTGGTCACGGTCGGTGACGACGGTGGGTCGAGTGGTCGGCTGCGGGCCGACCGGGGCGCGCTGCCCCCCGGCGACCTGCGCCAGGCGCTCGCCGCGCTGGCCGGGCCGGCACCGGCCGACCAGTTGACCGCCGAGTTGTTCCAGCATCGGTTCGTGCCGGTGCCGGGGGAGGCACCGGCCACCGACCGTCCCGACCCGCTCACCGGGCACGCGGTCGGCAACCTGGTGCTCTGCGGGCTGATGGAGCTGCTCGGCGACCCGGTCGCCGCCCTCGACCACGTCGGCCGGCTGCTCGGCGTGACCGGCCGGGTGCTGCCGATGTCCTGCGAGCCGGTGTCGATCGAAGCCGACGTGCGCGGCGGCGACCCGCGTCGACCGACCGACGTGGTCACCGTCCGGGGCCAGCACGCGGTGGCGGTCACCCGGGGCCGGGTCGAGTCGGTGCGGCTGCAGCCGAAAGCGCCGGCCGCCTGCCGGCCGGTGCTGGCGGCGGTACGCGACGCCGACTGGCTGATCTTCGGGCCGGGCAGCTGGTACACCAGCGTCATCCCGCATCTGCTGGTGCCGGACCTGGCCGCCGCGATCGTCGCCAGCCCGGCCCGCCGGCTGGTCACCCTGAACCTGGCGGCGGAGAAGGAGACCCTCGGCCTGTCGGTCGCCGACCACCTCGCCGCGCTCAGCTGGTACCTGCCGCAGCTGCAGGTCGACACGGTGCTCGCCGACGGTACGGCGGTCGGCGATCCCGACCCGGCGGCGCGTGCGGCAGAATCGCTGGGTGCGCGTTTGACGCTCGCCCCGTTGGCGGTCGCCGACGGCAGCCCCCGGCACGATCCCGTCGCGTTGGGTGCCGCCCTGGTGCCTGTCCTGGGGTCCGCTCGTTAA
- the whiA gene encoding DNA-binding protein WhiA: MAMTAAVKDELSRVDVPKPCCRRAEMAALLRFSGGLHIVAGRVVVEAELDTNAVARRLRREVADVYGYSSEIHVLSPSGLRKGNHFIIRVVKDGEALARQTGLLDVRGRPVRGLPPHLVSANVCCAVSAWRGAFMSHGSLTEPGRSSALEITCPGPESALALVGAARRLGIAAKAREVRGVDRVVVKDGDAIAALLTRIGAHSSVLTWEERRVRREVRATANRLANFDDANLRRSARAAVAAAARVTRALEILADDAPRHLTSAGRLRLEHRQASLEELGALADPPLTKDAIAGRIRRLLALADKRARDLGIPDTEDAVTAEMLVG; this comes from the coding sequence ATGGCGATGACCGCTGCCGTCAAGGACGAGCTGAGCCGGGTCGACGTGCCCAAGCCGTGCTGCCGTCGCGCCGAGATGGCCGCGTTGCTGCGCTTCTCCGGCGGGCTGCACATCGTCGCCGGCCGGGTCGTCGTCGAAGCCGAGCTGGACACCAACGCGGTCGCCCGGCGGCTGCGCCGGGAGGTGGCCGACGTCTACGGCTACTCGAGCGAGATCCACGTGCTGAGCCCGAGCGGGCTGCGCAAGGGCAACCACTTCATCATCCGGGTGGTCAAGGACGGTGAGGCGTTGGCCCGGCAGACCGGCCTGCTGGACGTTCGGGGCCGACCGGTGCGTGGCCTGCCCCCGCACCTGGTGTCGGCGAACGTCTGCTGCGCCGTGTCGGCCTGGCGGGGCGCGTTCATGTCGCACGGGTCGTTGACCGAGCCGGGCCGGTCCAGCGCGTTGGAGATCACCTGCCCGGGGCCGGAGTCGGCGCTGGCGCTGGTCGGTGCCGCCCGGCGGCTGGGGATCGCCGCCAAGGCGCGCGAGGTGCGTGGCGTCGACCGGGTGGTGGTCAAGGACGGTGACGCGATCGCCGCGCTGCTCACCCGGATCGGTGCGCACTCCAGCGTGTTGACCTGGGAGGAGCGGCGGGTACGCCGGGAGGTGCGGGCGACCGCGAACCGGCTGGCCAACTTCGACGACGCCAACCTGCGCCGCTCGGCCCGGGCTGCGGTGGCCGCCGCCGCCCGGGTGACCCGGGCGTTGGAGATCCTCGCCGACGACGCGCCGCGGCATCTGACGTCGGCGGGCCGGCTGCGGCTGGAGCACCGCCAGGCGTCGCTGGAGGAGCTGGGCGCCCTGGCCGATCCACCGCTGACCAAGGACGCGATCGCCGGGCGGATCCGGCGGCTGTTGGCGCTGGCCGACAAGCGGGCCCGCGATCTCGGCATTCCGGACACCGAGGATGCGGTGACGGCGGAGATGCTCGTCGGGTGA
- the tpiA gene encoding triose-phosphate isomerase: MAGNWKMNLNHLEAIALVQKLAFSLNEQQLTDVEVAVLPPFTALRSVQTLIDGDKLVIGYGAQDLSPHASGAYTGDISGAMLAKLGCQYVTVGHSERRAYHNEDDAVVKAKVAAALANGITPILCVGEGLDVREAGGHVAHCRDQVDAALAGLTAEQVVKVVIAYEPVWAIGTGKTATPADAQEVCGAIRARLAESYDQATADQTRILYGGSVKAANIAAIMAEVDVDGALIGGASLDADEFAQIARFPEHVKR; encoded by the coding sequence ATGGCCGGCAACTGGAAGATGAACCTCAACCACCTGGAAGCCATCGCGCTGGTCCAGAAGCTGGCGTTCAGCCTGAACGAGCAGCAGCTGACCGACGTCGAGGTGGCGGTGCTGCCGCCGTTCACCGCGCTGCGCAGCGTGCAGACGCTGATCGACGGCGACAAGCTGGTGATCGGATACGGCGCGCAGGACCTGTCGCCGCACGCCTCCGGCGCCTACACCGGTGACATCTCCGGGGCGATGCTGGCGAAGCTGGGCTGCCAGTACGTCACCGTCGGCCACTCGGAGCGGCGGGCGTACCACAACGAGGACGACGCGGTGGTCAAGGCCAAGGTGGCCGCCGCGCTGGCCAACGGGATCACCCCGATCCTGTGCGTCGGTGAAGGTCTGGACGTGCGGGAGGCCGGCGGCCACGTCGCGCACTGCCGCGACCAGGTCGACGCCGCGTTGGCCGGGTTGACCGCCGAGCAGGTGGTCAAGGTCGTCATCGCGTACGAGCCGGTCTGGGCGATCGGCACCGGCAAGACCGCCACCCCGGCCGACGCGCAGGAGGTGTGCGGGGCGATCCGGGCCCGGCTGGCCGAGTCGTACGACCAGGCCACCGCCGACCAGACCCGGATCCTGTACGGCGGTTCGGTCAAGGCGGCGAACATCGCCGCGATCATGGCCGAGGTCGACGTCGACGGCGCGTTGATCGGCGGCGCCAGCCTGGACGCCGACGAGTTCGCCCAGATCGCCCGGTTCCCGGAGCACGTCAAGCGCTGA
- a CDS encoding class I SAM-dependent methyltransferase, whose translation MDGPTVSADAETDATTDAKACCAAAYGSDVVALLLGESYHPGGLALTRRLADRLALRPGAAVLDVASGRGATALLLARSYKADVTGVDLSAANVSAATQAGTATGTAGACGSVRFRLGDAERLPVPDAAFDAVVCECAFCTFPDKVTAAAEFARVLRPGGRLGLTDVTVDQARLPAELAGLGGWIACVADARPLAEYAELLAAAGLRVTYTERHDAAVAAMLDQIEARLTLVRMTARDRAEAAGLDFARAPAVLAAARAAIAEQIIGYGLLVAVRP comes from the coding sequence GTGGACGGTCCCACTGTCTCCGCCGACGCGGAGACTGACGCAACGACTGATGCGAAGGCGTGCTGCGCCGCCGCGTACGGCTCCGACGTCGTCGCGTTGCTGCTCGGCGAGTCGTACCACCCGGGCGGTCTGGCGTTGACCCGGCGGCTCGCCGACCGGCTCGCGTTGCGGCCCGGCGCGGCCGTGCTCGACGTGGCAAGCGGGCGCGGCGCCACCGCGCTGCTGCTGGCCCGGTCGTACAAAGCCGACGTCACCGGCGTCGACCTGTCGGCGGCCAACGTGTCCGCCGCGACGCAGGCGGGCACTGCGACCGGGACGGCCGGCGCCTGCGGCTCGGTGCGGTTCCGGCTCGGCGACGCCGAGCGGCTGCCGGTGCCCGACGCGGCGTTCGACGCGGTGGTCTGCGAATGCGCCTTCTGCACCTTCCCCGACAAGGTCACCGCCGCCGCCGAGTTCGCCCGGGTGCTGCGGCCCGGCGGGCGGCTCGGCCTCACCGACGTCACCGTCGACCAGGCCCGGCTGCCGGCCGAACTCGCCGGGCTCGGCGGCTGGATCGCCTGCGTCGCCGACGCCCGTCCGCTGGCCGAGTACGCCGAGCTGCTGGCCGCAGCCGGGCTGCGGGTGACGTACACCGAACGCCACGACGCCGCGGTCGCCGCCATGCTCGACCAGATCGAGGCCCGGCTGACGCTGGTCCGGATGACCGCCCGCGACCGGGCCGAGGCGGCCGGGCTGGACTTCGCCCGGGCACCGGCGGTGCTGGCCGCCGCCCGCGCGGCGATCGCCGAGCAGATCATCGGCTACGGCCTGCTGGTGGCGGTCAGACCGTGA
- a CDS encoding radical SAM protein, with product MTAKQDRDEIFIEYTKSICPVCKVVVDAQVNIRDDKVFLRKRCREHGQFEALVYGDAQMYLDSARFNKPGTIPLAFQTDVVDGCPSDCGLCPEHKQHACLGIIEVNTGCNLDCPICFADSGHQPDGYSITLDQCERMLDTLVAAEGEPEVVMFSGGEPTIHKQILEFVDAAQARPIKAVNLNTNGIRLASDRRFVAELGRRHSPDRAINIYLQFDGFDERTHREIRGRDLREIKRRALDNCADAGLTVTLVAAVERGLNDHELGAIIEYGLTHPAVRSVSFQPVTHAGRHVEFDPLHRLTNSDIIHGIVAQRPDWFTASDFFPVPCCFPTCRSITYLLSEGTPGEPGFGVVPIPRLLNVADYLDYVANRVLPDLAIREALEKLWSASAFMGTGTTSEQLAAAATALDCADACGINLPAAIADITDRAFMIVIQDFQDPYTLNVKQLMKCCVEEITPDGRMIPFCAYNSVGYREQVREQLSGVAVADVVPNALPLQPVLTDSPYGSKVARPGGRAGTGRIAPDTTNVGRRVR from the coding sequence ATGACCGCCAAACAGGATCGCGACGAAATCTTCATCGAGTACACCAAGTCGATCTGCCCGGTGTGCAAGGTCGTCGTCGACGCTCAGGTAAACATCCGCGACGACAAGGTCTTCCTGCGCAAACGCTGCCGCGAGCACGGGCAGTTCGAGGCGTTGGTCTACGGCGACGCGCAGATGTACCTGGACTCGGCCCGGTTCAACAAGCCCGGCACGATCCCGCTGGCGTTCCAGACCGACGTGGTCGACGGCTGCCCCAGCGACTGCGGGCTCTGCCCCGAGCACAAACAGCATGCCTGCCTCGGCATCATCGAGGTCAACACCGGCTGCAACCTGGACTGCCCGATCTGCTTCGCCGACTCGGGCCACCAACCCGACGGCTACTCGATCACCCTCGACCAGTGCGAACGGATGCTCGACACGCTCGTCGCCGCCGAGGGCGAACCCGAGGTGGTGATGTTCTCCGGCGGGGAACCCACCATCCACAAGCAGATCCTGGAGTTCGTCGACGCCGCGCAGGCCCGCCCGATCAAGGCGGTCAACCTCAACACCAACGGCATCCGGCTCGCCTCCGACCGGCGGTTCGTCGCCGAACTCGGCCGGCGGCACAGCCCGGACCGGGCGATCAACATCTACCTGCAGTTCGACGGCTTCGACGAGCGTACCCACCGGGAGATCCGCGGCCGCGACCTGCGCGAGATCAAGCGGCGGGCGTTGGACAACTGCGCCGACGCCGGACTGACCGTCACCCTGGTCGCCGCCGTGGAGCGCGGGCTCAACGACCACGAACTCGGCGCGATCATCGAGTACGGGCTGACGCACCCCGCCGTACGGTCGGTGTCGTTTCAGCCGGTCACCCACGCCGGACGGCACGTCGAGTTCGACCCGTTGCACCGGCTGACCAACTCCGACATCATCCACGGCATCGTGGCGCAGCGCCCCGACTGGTTCACCGCGTCGGACTTCTTCCCGGTGCCGTGCTGCTTCCCGACCTGCCGGTCCATCACCTACCTGCTGAGTGAGGGCACCCCCGGCGAACCCGGCTTCGGGGTGGTGCCGATCCCGCGGCTGCTCAACGTCGCCGACTACCTCGACTACGTCGCCAACCGGGTGCTGCCGGACCTGGCGATCCGCGAGGCGTTGGAGAAGCTGTGGTCGGCGTCGGCGTTCATGGGCACCGGCACCACCAGCGAGCAGTTGGCGGCCGCCGCGACGGCGCTGGACTGCGCCGACGCCTGCGGGATCAACCTGCCGGCGGCGATCGCCGACATCACCGACCGGGCTTTCATGATCGTCATTCAGGACTTCCAGGACCCGTACACGCTCAACGTCAAACAGCTGATGAAATGCTGCGTCGAGGAGATCACCCCGGACGGGCGGATGATTCCGTTCTGCGCGTACAACTCGGTCGGCTACCGGGAACAGGTCCGCGAGCAGCTGTCCGGTGTCGCGGTGGCCGACGTGGTGCCCAACGCGCTGCCGCTGCAGCCGGTGCTCACCGATTCACCGTACGGATCGAAAGTGGCCCGGCCCGGTGGACGTGCCGGCACCGGTCGGATCGCCCCGGACACCACCAACGTCGGCCGGCGGGTCCGGTGA
- the pgk gene encoding phosphoglycerate kinase: MSQVTTLDDLLAEGVSGRRVLLRADLNVPFEKDNPGVIADDGRIRAVLPTLTALRDAGAAVVVCSHLGRPKGAPDPKYTLAPVAARLGELLGTPVAFATDTVGASAQATVAGLTGGQVALLENLRFNPGETSKDADERGAFADQLAAFADAYVDDAFGAVHRKHASVYDVPARLPHVAGKLVHREVEVLGKLTGAPERPYVVVLGGSKVSDKLAVIEALLPTVDKLLVGGGMCFTFLKAQGHEVGKSLLETEMVDTCRELLERGAGKIVLPVDVVAATAFAADADHDVVDAAAIPADRLGLDIGPRSVAAFAEALAGARTVFWNGPMGVFELAPFAAGTRGVAEAITKVDGFTVVGGGDSAAAVRTLGLDESAFGHISTGGGASLEYLEGKTLPGIAALEK, from the coding sequence GTGAGCCAGGTAACCACTCTCGACGACCTTCTCGCCGAGGGTGTGTCGGGTCGGCGCGTGCTGCTGCGCGCCGACCTGAACGTCCCGTTCGAGAAGGACAACCCGGGGGTCATCGCCGACGACGGCCGGATCCGGGCGGTGCTGCCCACCCTGACCGCGCTGCGTGACGCCGGCGCGGCCGTGGTGGTCTGCTCCCACCTGGGCCGGCCCAAGGGCGCCCCGGACCCGAAGTACACCCTGGCCCCGGTCGCCGCCCGGCTCGGCGAACTGCTCGGCACGCCGGTCGCGTTCGCCACCGACACCGTCGGTGCCTCGGCGCAGGCCACCGTCGCCGGCCTGACCGGCGGGCAGGTCGCACTGCTGGAGAACCTGCGGTTCAACCCGGGGGAGACCAGCAAGGACGCCGACGAGCGGGGTGCCTTCGCCGACCAGCTGGCGGCGTTCGCCGACGCGTACGTCGACGACGCGTTCGGCGCCGTGCACCGCAAGCACGCCAGCGTGTACGACGTGCCGGCGCGGCTGCCGCACGTCGCCGGCAAGCTGGTGCACCGCGAGGTCGAGGTGCTCGGCAAGCTGACCGGCGCACCGGAGCGGCCGTACGTGGTGGTGCTCGGCGGGTCGAAGGTCTCCGACAAGCTCGCCGTCATCGAGGCGCTGCTGCCGACCGTCGACAAGCTGCTGGTCGGCGGCGGCATGTGCTTCACCTTCCTCAAGGCCCAGGGCCACGAGGTCGGCAAGTCGCTGCTGGAGACCGAGATGGTCGACACCTGCCGCGAGCTGCTGGAGCGGGGTGCCGGCAAGATCGTGCTGCCGGTGGACGTGGTGGCCGCCACCGCGTTCGCCGCCGACGCCGACCACGACGTGGTCGACGCCGCCGCGATCCCGGCCGACCGGCTCGGCCTGGACATCGGCCCGCGCAGCGTCGCCGCGTTCGCCGAGGCCCTCGCCGGGGCGCGGACGGTGTTCTGGAACGGCCCGATGGGCGTGTTCGAGCTGGCGCCGTTCGCCGCCGGCACCCGGGGTGTCGCCGAGGCGATCACCAAGGTCGACGGCTTCACCGTCGTCGGCGGCGGTGACTCGGCGGCCGCGGTGCGCACCCTCGGCCTCGACGAGTCCGCCTTCGGGCACATCTCGACCGGCGGGGGCGCCTCGCTGGAGTACCTGGAGGGCAAGACCCTGCCCGGCATCGCCGCCCTGGAGAAGTGA
- the gap gene encoding type I glyceraldehyde-3-phosphate dehydrogenase — protein MTIRVGINGFGRIGRNFTRAVLASGADIQIVAFNDLGDTATTAHLLKYDSILGRLPHEVKASGDEITVGGQTIKALAERDPAKLPWGELGADVVIESTGFFTDATKAKAHVDGGAKKVIISAPAKNEDFTVVLGVNDGQYDPAKHTIISNASCTTNCLAPMAKVLQDTFGIERGLMTTIHAYTQDQNLQDGPHSDLRRARAAALNIVPTSTGAAKAIGLVLPELKGKLDGYALRVPIPTGSATDLTVTVGRETTVEEVNAAVKAAAQGPLAGVLTYTEDPIVSADIVTDPASCVFDAGLTKVIGDQVKVVGWYDNEWGYSNRLVDLVKLVGASL, from the coding sequence GTGACCATCCGGGTTGGCATCAACGGCTTCGGCCGTATCGGCCGTAACTTCACGCGGGCGGTGCTCGCCTCCGGCGCGGACATCCAGATCGTCGCGTTCAACGACCTGGGCGACACCGCGACCACCGCGCACCTGCTCAAGTACGACAGCATCCTGGGCCGGCTGCCGCACGAGGTGAAGGCCAGCGGCGACGAGATCACCGTCGGCGGGCAGACCATCAAGGCGCTCGCCGAGCGCGACCCGGCCAAGCTGCCGTGGGGTGAGCTCGGCGCCGACGTGGTGATCGAGTCGACCGGCTTCTTCACCGACGCCACCAAGGCCAAGGCGCACGTCGACGGCGGCGCCAAGAAGGTGATCATCTCGGCTCCGGCCAAGAACGAGGACTTCACCGTCGTGCTCGGCGTCAACGACGGCCAGTACGACCCGGCGAAGCACACGATCATCTCGAACGCCTCCTGCACCACCAACTGCCTCGCCCCGATGGCGAAGGTGCTGCAGGACACGTTCGGCATCGAGCGTGGCCTGATGACCACCATCCACGCGTACACCCAGGACCAGAACCTGCAGGACGGCCCGCACTCCGACCTGCGCCGGGCCCGCGCCGCGGCGCTGAACATCGTGCCGACCTCGACCGGCGCCGCCAAGGCGATCGGCCTGGTGCTGCCGGAGCTCAAGGGCAAGCTGGACGGCTACGCGCTGCGGGTGCCGATCCCGACCGGCTCGGCCACCGACCTGACCGTCACCGTCGGCCGGGAGACCACCGTCGAAGAGGTCAACGCCGCGGTCAAGGCCGCCGCGCAGGGCCCGCTGGCCGGCGTCCTCACCTACACCGAGGACCCGATCGTGTCGGCCGACATCGTCACCGACCCGGCGTCGTGCGTCTTCGACGCCGGCCTGACCAAGGTGATCGGCGACCAGGTCAAGGTCGTCGGCTGGTACGACAACGAGTGGGGCTACTCCAACCGCCTGGTGGACCTGGTCAAGCTGGTGGGCGCGTCCCTGTGA